In Gadus morhua chromosome 9, gadMor3.0, whole genome shotgun sequence, the sequence TCACGGTGCCATGGGCAGCCTCTGCCTCGATTGTCTTCCCGTCTGGGCACACGAGCACCGAGGTCATCAGTCCCAGAGAGCCGAAACCTGAGGGCCCAAACGCACACAGGGTCATCTTTCCCTGGCCTTTAAACCAAAACAACGGGGCCTTCCGTTTGTGATTATAAATGAGGAGCAGAGCGTTGAGTCCCATCTCACCCTGAGCAAGGATGTCAGACTGCACGTCGCCGTCGTAGTTCTTGCAGGCCCACACGAAGGCTCCGGTGGACTTGAGCACCTGGGCTACCATGTCGTCGATGAGTCTGTGCTCGTACCAGATCTTCAGCTTCTCAAACTCAGACTGGTAGTGCCTGCagggcacagagagagggtCAACCAGGTATGGGCTAAGGGGGGCCCACACGATAGACTGATTCTGTGGGGAAAATTCACTCACTTCTCATAGACATCCTGGAAGATGTCCTTGAATCTGCCGTCATAAGCCTTGAGGATTGTGTTCTTAGTGCTCAGGTACAACGGCCACTTCTTAGCAATGGCATACTGGAAGCAGCTATGTCCAAAGCCCGAAATAGACTGttggaggaggagtcaggggggggggggggggggagaggaaaggtcTTGACTTGTAGAGGTCATACAAGCGTTAAAAGGGTGAATGACCTACCGTCTACTGAACTTGACCTCATAAATACACTTCACTAACAAGTCTGTTTCCCCTGGACAGCTTTAGAGCCCAATGCATGACCtccagtgttgttaaatcaaaCAAACCCGCACTAGCAAACACATAGTGGCGGGTGGGTTGACAAGAGGCCAGTCTGGCACGCTTTAGATTCCACGATAAACTCAGTGATATCAGCAGGTTGAGGTTTGTTGCCCTCTTGGGTCTACAATATACCGAGGTAATGGAGGTTGTTCCGGCACTCAATCGTCAGTTCTCCTGTCTTTATTGGGGTTGAGTCAACAGTCCCCAAACGTCTATCAAAACTAACAACCGTGATATAAATGGAGAGGGGTCCTCACCTCGTCTGTGTTGTACATGCCCATTCCACAGCCCCCGGCTGGGAAATCGTACACCTCCCATTCTTTGCCCTGGCTGCCATCAGTCGGGGTGAAGATCATCTTGAATTTGCCCGGCTGGTCCACGACAAAGTCTGTTGCCCTGTACTGTGGGAAAGggcaaaaacataaaataactgTCATTTCATGAGAAAATTTCAGAAATTTGGTCCATGCCAATAGACAACCACATAAGGCAGATGTGAAGGAAAGATcccttgtaaaaaaaaaatatatatatactacaaataaaaaaaaaaaggcaatggGACAAGTGCGACATCTTGAGATTGGGTGTTCGGTACGGGACCCACCTGGTCTCCAAAGGCGTGTCTGCCGATGGTGATGGGTTGGGTCCAGCCTGGCACTAGCCTGGGAATGTTCTTGCAAATGATTGGCTCACGGAAGACTGTTCCACCCAGGATGTTCCTGATGGTTCCGTTGGGGCTCTTCCACATCTTCTTCAGGCTGAACTCTAAAAAAGTAAACAACGCTTAAACAACATGGCCGACCATGCTAAACAAGGTTTACACACAAATTCAAAGAGGTACATTGGTATGATGATGAAACTATCCAGGACTGATATCATTTTAAAAATGACTTTCTTGTACTGATTCTAGAAGATGGCATTTAGTGCACATGCGCACTGCCATGAATGTTACGAAAATAGCATTAGCTATTTTGGAGACTCGATACTTTAATTGTAAAGTTTGTGGTAGAGCAGCACGAGAAGGTTGAAGAGTGCATATTCACCCAAACTGTAGAATTGGAACTTCATTGATATAGATACAGGTTTGGGCTCCTGCTACTGATTACATTTGGTGATGGCACATAGATGCTAAACAAAAATGTAAGTCTGACCAAATATATTTGAAGCTGATACTTCAGTGAAGCAAGGAGAAACAGTAGTAACGATGGTTTCATCACCAGATCAATATCTTCCTTCAAAAGCTggctaaataaaaaaacataaaaaagaaacataaaaaataagctCTGTACTTGCAAACCAGAAATAACCTCATACCCGTCACTCTTTCTTCGTCTGGTGTGATGGTGGCGCATTTGACAGCCACGTTGTACTTCAGGGTGGCCAGGGCGGAATCTATGGTGACCTGGTCATCGGTCTGGTCACGGTACGGAAGGCCCAGGTCATAGTACTTCAACTCCACATCCACGTTGGACAGGATGAGCTAACCACAACAGAACAGACCTCTTCCAATAAGACTAGGACCAAGTATAGGAATGACAGTCTTCACCATTTAAAAGGGAACAAAATATTGCACCTTTTATCTTTGGAAATTACTAGCAATAGGTTAATTTCAACATGTCAAGCAAAATGGATAATAAATGACTGCCCTGTGAAATACCACCATTCATTTAAtgcctttcatttatttttgttatggtGTTGTATGTTCCCGTTGTCTCTACAAAAAACCCTTGAACGATCTCCCATGATCCTCCATGTTTTCCCTTCCCAGAGTCAATGCACCATCTGCTCTCTCCAATTGGAAATCATCCagtcacaaaaaataaaaaaatactccCCCCCACAGCATCCAAACATAATCTTCCCTCTCGTcgttctctcgctcactctgtaCAATTGCTCTCGCTCTACCCTCTCAGCCATGTGTCGGTTGGTTGTGTAAAAATAGATCCGTCAGACAGCCTATGCTATATTCCGCCCCCTTTGGGATGAAAGACAGACGTGTCCCTGAACGCGTCCATCCAGATCCCCAGCTCCAGGGTATGAGTTTTACCTTCTCCTTGATGAACTCCCAGATGATGCGGGTCATCTCGTCTCCGTCCATCTCCACCACTGGCTGGGCCACCTTGATGCGTTTGTCGGCatctgttaaaataaataaaatcataagacaatcacaaaacaaaatcaaaccaGGGTATGAGTTGCAACTCgagaaaaaagggaaatacTGGGGCAAAGAAGAGTAAAATTGAGGATCCAAGGCAGGATATGTGGAGTCACTCATTAGGCAACATAAACATTTTTTCTGGTTTACCAAAAAATCCCTTTAAGACTAATGCTTGATTATGTGTGGTGTGGCATGAAGTTATGAAAGTATTGCAAAGGAAGTTAACAGAATAGCTTGAAATTAAAATCGAACAGATGCTATTCTAAGTTAAAGAACACTACGATTATTTTTCACACCTAATTTATGCAGGTAgatacaataaattattttattccaGGGTGACTTTCATGACACACAAGGTCTCATGTCAATTCATAAAATAGCCAAACGTAGCCACAAAAGAAGGAAAAAATCATTGCTGCTTCGAGTGCAAGAAATTAGACAATATATATTTCCCAGTAAATGGACATTCCCCTGAAACAAGTACACTGCATGCCTCAATCATCTGCATTTCCCTTGTGCCTTGACATGATTTACAGTCAAGAGATCAGAGGTTGCATTCTGCAGAAGACCACTATGAAAAAGTAAGACAGCGTGTGCCTGAAGAGGAATTTAACCTTTACCATGCACTGTCAATAGTAGTAGCACCTGCCGAAATAGCCCTGGTTTGCTTCCTAAATGTTAGGACTAACTTCCAGTACAAACCTTTTAGTATCATTAACAAACATGTTAACAAATATAACAGCACAGTAAAAAGGAGGGGCCagactaaaaacatgaaaaatagTTCGAGTTAAGTCTTTCTTTAGTGAAAAGATTTGATTAGCAAGCAACCACTTTTAACCATTCTAGATAGGCTGAATAAAAGTTCAACAACCATGATCGTTTTCAGGTAGTCATTACCTACCCAGGGCATTGATTACCTTAAGTAAACATCCCAGATACTCTTTAAGGGGACAGCAAGATAATGCCTTCCACTGGAGCACTCAAAGTCAAAGAGAAGACTGGTTAATGAATAAGATCGCTGTGAACCTTTTACATTTTCATTGTTCTTGTAAAGTGCTTCTATTCCTATGGAATGTGTCGCTCACAAAGAGTTCACCCTTCTTTGGAGATAGACATATGATGAGGGCATAGGTTTTAGGAAGCCATAGGACAGTTGCAATCCTTTGAATATGACTAGACTCTGGATTATATTTTCAAAAAAGTGGTCAACAGATATCTGTTTTCTAGCTATTAGAATGCATTAAGTTAGAGAGAGTTTCTCAATGTCTACTCAAATCTGTGTCCAAACCATGTCTGGTAAAATTTGTGAGTGGTTTAACCTAGACATGCTCAAAGGACATTCGCTATGAAAAGGAATGAGAGCACATTGGGGAGGGGCTTCGGGAAAGCAGCATGATTACATAACTTTCTCTATGTAGGCTAGAGACTGTTAATCTGGGCTCTGTAGAGAAGGCTCCCTTATGATGTgtatttgaaaaagaaaaaccaaACAATTCCATGGGAGATACCATTGTGAGGTCTAGTCAGCATAACCTGCTATGAAGACATAATTTGATCATTGACCCTGACAAGCCTTTAGGTAGGTGGAGACTGTAAAGCAAACTGGGTTTTTTAGAAAAAGGTCATCTGGATCACCTTTAGTAACAGAGGGCCTATACAAGCCCCAAATACCAAGCAAGAAAACGAGTGATCAAAATGCACACCCTAGAAAAGCCTACCGGTTTTACAGTGAATGGGTAACTTTTTAAAAGCTACGACTTTTATTTATACAgcctctgttgtgtgtttgtcaatgTAACTAAACGCACaacgattaaaaaaatatataaaaggaTACGTAGCCCCAGTACCCGTATTTGTAGTTACTTATTAGAGATGGACTACTACCCGTTTTCCTGTCGAGTGCATGAGGGTTTAAAACAGTAGCATAGAGACTATCCTGTTTGTCCCAACGTTACTAAAGCCAACAATGGGCATTATTGTCGGACTCCAAAGTGACCCCAGCAGTAACTATGGAGTTAGTAACAGTTCAGCCGAGAGCCTGTAAAACAGCTGGGGATTACATCGAACTACATGTCCTTCAACTGACCCGTTGCCTGGAGTCATGGAAAGGGGTGTTTACACAGCACATACACTTCATATCCGACCTCAAATAACTTGTCTACATACGTAAAAATTCATCAGCGAAAACTGGTTTTCGTGTTAGAGCTTGAAATCTGCTTTGCATTTAAATTAAAATGATGCATGATAAGGCGCTAAGGCAGCCATTGCCCTCTTGGGCTTGCTGGGTCTTGTCTGACCTTCTGGGTAAAGTTTTCAAGTCAGTACTGTGCCAAGACAACCGCGGAAAGTAATAGTATaccattaaaacaaataaagggCACAAAAGTTAACCACATATATTAATGCAGCAACAACCATGAGTAGATActatttccaaaaaaaaaaagtatgcttCATTTGTTCGCAAGTCGTTTAGCGGCCAAACCCCGTCCATTCAAACCCTGCCAAGTTCTTCGTGGCACATTTTTTCTAAGAAGCGAAAGTTAATCGTTTGAGCAAGCTACAACAGACGTACTGCAATGAAATACATTAACACGTGTTGATCGTTGGAGCGGCCAGCTGTGAAACAATCAGTGACACTACACG encodes:
- the idh2 gene encoding isocitrate dehydrogenase [NADP], mitochondrial, translated to MAGYLKVLSSLSRSAASLSRNPAVLAQAANGQTLQQRNYADKRIKVAQPVVEMDGDEMTRIIWEFIKEKLILSNVDVELKYYDLGLPYRDQTDDQVTIDSALATLKYNVAVKCATITPDEERVTEFSLKKMWKSPNGTIRNILGGTVFREPIICKNIPRLVPGWTQPITIGRHAFGDQYRATDFVVDQPGKFKMIFTPTDGSQGKEWEVYDFPAGGCGMGMYNTDESISGFGHSCFQYAIAKKWPLYLSTKNTILKAYDGRFKDIFQDVYEKHYQSEFEKLKIWYEHRLIDDMVAQVLKSTGAFVWACKNYDGDVQSDILAQGFGSLGLMTSVLVCPDGKTIEAEAAHGTVTRHYREHQKGNSTSTNPIASIFAWTRGLEHRGKLDGNPDLIKFSQILERVCVETVESGVMTKDLAGCIHGLPNCKLNEHYVNTTDFLDAIRLNLDKALGK